TTCTTTAGTCCCAAGGCCTTCCTCAGGTGACAACCAAAACCGCCAAAATGAAGTACACTGCTGCCCTTTccgcccttgccctcgccgccacggccatggccgctcctgccgagctcgacgcccgcacCAACAGCAACCCGCCCAGCAACTGCAACAACAATGGCAAGCAGGTCTGCTGCTCCGGCCTTCTCAACTGCCTCGTTCAGGCTATCGGCTCTCCCTGCCAGAATGACGCATACTGCTGCAAGACCGATGCCCCTGTTGTGAGTCACCCCCGAGGTTCCGCGATGTCGAGACATGGACGCGGGTTTCCCCCCAGTAGCAGAAAAGGACTAACCCGTTCCTACCAGGGCGCTCTCATCAACGTCGCACTCCTCA
This sequence is a window from Purpureocillium takamizusanense chromosome 8, complete sequence. Protein-coding genes within it:
- a CDS encoding uncharacterized protein (SECRETED:SignalP(1-18~SECRETED:cutsite=AMA-AP~SECRETED:prob=0.6031)~COG:S~EggNog:ENOG503PGPY) produces the protein MKYTAALSALALAATAMAAPAELDARTNSNPPSNCNNNGKQVCCSGLLNCLVQAIGSPCQNDAYCCKTDAPVGALINVALLNCLKLL